Below is a genomic region from Miscanthus floridulus cultivar M001 chromosome 1, ASM1932011v1, whole genome shotgun sequence.
TTGTCGCATTTGTACGACCAATCCAAACTGAGCAGCCTTCTTCTATTGTACTGTATGTGGTGCAGCCTACATGGAGCATGCACGAGTAGGATCGCGGTTCCCAAAGCAGAAAAACAAAGCAACAACGTCCGCTTCCTCTGACTTCCTTTTCGACGATGGAACCAAACATAAAGAATTATGGGCACGACAAGAGTCCGTTCCTGTCACGCCTGCCATATGTGGCGTGTCCAAACAAACTCTATCAGCagccgacggcgacggcgattGGGGTCAAGATTGTCTCCTCTCATCGTAATTTGAGTGCTCCTGTACTATACAACAAGAGTGCGTTCCAGTCACGCCTGGCGTACGTGGCTTGTGTCAAAACAAGTCGCGTTGCGTTGCACATGGTTTGCTTGGCTTACGCTGCTAGCCATGCGCCATGGACCTGCACCCTGTTTGGATGGGGCTGAAataatcgtatacgatcgtggattattactgctgactgatttgatgtgagagaaaaatactattttaactgaaaatttacgatcgtttacgatcaaGCGAGCATGCTGCTAGCTAGTGGGGAGTATATGCTGTTGTGTTGTGCCGATCCGTTCACCGGAAAGGTATGAATAGATGACAAATTAACAAGTAATGGTGTCGTTGAAAGTGCTCGAGAACGATAACCTGCAGGGGACCGTGGTGGGTGACCAGTACACGGGACAGTATGATGAATTAACACGACTGTCAGTGATACTGCACATCCATTGCAGTTGTTAATTGTTATATGGGGGCACTATAATAAGACTTTTTTCCCCTGGCCATACCGAGCGGCACGTATCAGTACCGTACTCCAGCATAAATTACTTGGGTTCGACTTTATTGTCCCGTAGGTTGCAAAGCTGATATTAGTTCATTATTAGTTGTCTCCAACTGTAAAACATCATGTACTAGCACAGAAAAACTCAAGAAAGTAGTAGAATCCATGCCACCATGCATACGGCGACTGGACCAGATGTTACTGCGGCTGCCATCGCAGTCTTCCAGATTCGGGCGCCTGTAACTTGCATCGAACTGTGGAACAGTGGAAGCAGACCACTCGTTGGGGAGAACACAAAACAGTTTCAGGGTTTCCGGCTTTCACGGCAAACTACCAAAGTACCAATTATAGGCACGCGCGTACTAGTAGATCAGAACAGAGCCCAGCGGATCATTTGAATCAGAGGAGAGCGGGTCAAAGTACTCCACCGAAGCCAGGACACGAGGCGGTCCCCTGGTGCCACGCCGCCGACACGGTGAGGCCGGTGGCGGGAGCGCTTGCCTTGCGGGCGGGGCACGTTCTTTTGGCGACTCCACGGCCGCTGGTCGCCGGGCCCCAGAGGGAACGCCTCGTCACGTGTATCTGCCACGTCGTCCGTTTTGAACTGCCCCGGAGGCCATCCTGCCATGATGCCCGATCGGAAGTCCTTGCGCAGTCTAGCGCGATGATGGAACGGATTTGTATAGCCTACCATACCAACCACGATGCAGCATTATTCAATCTTCAACCCTGCACTACTGGCTGTTCTTCCTTGTTCGGATCGGATGACGTCTCAACGTTGAGCATGCGCTCGTGTTGTCGGTCATCTCCATCTGCTTGTCAATCTGTCAGGCCATTGGCACAACGTGGTTTTCTTCTGCATACTTCCGTATACTAAAAATTTACGCTctatcccatcgaatatttgaacatatgtatgtagtattaaatatagactaaaaaataactaattatctaATTATACCATGATTTGACAGCGCGGTGCTACAGTAatgcatgtgctaatgacggattaattagacttaataaatttgtccCGCGGTTTattgatggattctgtaatttgtttttttattagtatccgaacaccccatacgacaccCTATGTAATATCCTAAAACTTTACATCTGAAACTAAACGAGGTTCATGGTAGGATTGCTTCGCCGTATCTGATCGAGACTATGCCCCGTTCGGCTtgttgaaacttggctgaaagtgACTAAAAAAAACGTTGTTCTGactaaaatgttgtgagagaaaaatactgttccgactaaaataaaaaattaaacaaaCCAGATATAAGTAAGTCGAACGGGCCGTCGACTCGATCAAGTTTTAGGATTGCTCGGCACTTTGGCAGTTTGGCGATACCTTCTGCTGTTTGGGTGGAAACGATCGAGTCATCTCCCTCCCTGGGGCGCGCGGGATAAACGAATCCCTCTCGGCTGCACAAGGCTACGAACTAGCGCAAGATACGTGTGTGCGTGCGTGTCGCGGTAGTATGCAATAATCCAGGCGATGGAGCCGCGGCTAGGTGCGCTGGTGCAGCACAGGTGCCGCCTTTATACGGGTGACAACCGACCCAAGACTTGGGCACTTGGCACTGCTCGTAGTTCTGTGCTATGCCGAAAGTTGCTGAAGGCTGCACGGCTGCACCACATCTTGAAGGGGCGGAAGACGAGAAAAAGAGGGATCTCGGTTTCTCCTtgttttgcatttttcttttttcctttttcttttgcaAGGAAAATGTTATCTGACCCCACGATTCGTGGTCGTTAACACGTTTCCTGCCAACAAGTCCCATGGCTCTTGAAACTGCTACCGTTTAGTTGCATCCCCCAAGGCCCCTACACTCACGATCACGATTGATAGTCATATTTTCTCAAACCAGTTCGAAACAAAATAGAAAAGTTTAAGGCCATTTGTTCGACGAAACACGCAATGTCCAGGTACTTCAGAGTTCAGACCATGCCAAATTAATTTGTGGGTTCTACTCACTTTGTAAAAGACATgctccatccgttccaaaattCTACGGTTTCAAGTTTGAAACAAGTCAAACTTCCTAAATTTGGTTAAGCTTATAGCAAAATTTGCTATGAGAAATGTATTTCATAACTAATATAATGATACCTATTTATACTAGAAATGTTAGTACATATAGTATTTGGTTAAATTCAAAGCTATTTGACTGCTCAGCAAGTgagaattatatatttttttagaatAGAGTGACTAGATTGCTAAAAGCATGAAAGAGTTATGCGGAGATAGATTGTGGAATTGCTTTAATATGGGTTAGAGATTGTTAAAATCTGCTAATATATTTGGATTCACTAATTTTGTGGTTAAAAGCCGCATAAGGCAGTTTGTTTATTAGATCAGCTAAagcttttttttaaaaattaaatCTAATAGGGTCTAAGGACATAGTTACATATTTAAGATGCAAAAAGCCATATGTCTATGACCAACCGGAAAAAAGTATATTGACGAAAGCGTCACCTATCGTTGAAAAATTAACACGGTTAAATTTTAGAATAAATTCAAGAAAATAGAATCACTTATGTTAAGTCGAGAATTTAAATTCGATAAACAAGCTCAGCTATATTCAGTTCCCCTGTATACTATTAATCTATTTCCCCACTTCAGATCAAATGCAAAAAGAATCTTTATAGATTTTGATTTTCAATTTGTTACAGCTGCTTTAAATCACCACGAGTATGAATCTATATTAATACAGTTTTGTATTAAACGACAGCTTTTCTATTCTAATCTATTTTCATATTTTCTTCATGGTGTACTCCGGTAGTATACAAAATGTCCATTATCGATGTAATGACAACTGACCTGACCAATCTGTCATCAACAAAATAAAAAACTATTCTGGTTTAaataaaattaaataaaaaagaaagtGTAGTATAAATTGTTGCAGAAACTATCGGACCCATCAATCCTGATTCCAGGAGCAACTCCCCATCCTCACTTCCCCCACTCGCCAACGCGCGCATCTTCCCCATGGCGTCCCGCGACCTCGCCGAGAGCCTCCTCCCCGGCGGCGGGGGCGGAGCCTCCACCTCACACGACGAATACGAGGAGCGCGCGTACGACTCCGACGACAAGATCTCCATCGCCATCTCGGATTCCGACGGCGAAAACGACGGCGCGCCGGCGTCGCGCCCAACCTTCTCGTGGCGGAAGCTCTGGCGCTTCACGGGCCCGGGTTTCCTCATGTGCATCGCGTTCCTGGACCCGGGCAACCTGGAGGGGGACCTGCAGGCGGGCGCCGCCGCGGGGTACCAGCTGTTGTGGCTGCTCATGTGGGCGACGGTCATGGGCGCGCTGATGCAGCTGCTCTCCGCGCGGCTCGGCGTGGCCACGGGGAAGCACCTCGCAGAGCTCTGCCGCGAGGAGTACCCGACCTGGGCCACGCGCGCGCTCTGGGCCATGACGGAGCTGGCGCTCGTCGGCGCCGATATACAGGAGGTGATTGGCAGCGCGATTGCCATCAAGATCCTCTCGGGGGGCACCGTGCCGCTCTGGGGTGGCGTCGTCATCACCGCGTTCGATTGGTAAGTTGCTTTGCTCTCGTCGTCTGTGCTTACGGTTGTCTCTTTACTTTCGGTTTTGAACCCCCAAAGTCCAGTGGATTATTTTTCCTGTCCATAATCGTTGAACTGACCTGctttttttcttcttgttttCGGGGTTTTGATCAGTAAAATCTACGAGCAAGTTTGTCAATTTTGTTTACTGCTTGGGGGGATAGCAAATTCCTTCCCTGTACATGCTTTTCCTctagttgattgaattggatctCTCTGTCTGCTCCTCACTGTTCTTCTCCTGAACTGAAAGTTATAAATTTCTGTTGCTGTGTTGATGAAGCGAGTAGAATTATTTCTTTATTGTGTTGGGCATCAACggatggcatctcaggaatgatGGCTGTTGGCACGATCAAGTGTTTTTGTCCGTTCTTTTTACCTTACTCCTTCAGGCATCGGATCTCTGTCTTGGATTCTTTTGGTCCGGTCTATTATTTAGGTAATATAAAGTTTCGCGTCCTTTGGTGTGGCGTGCTTGGAGACAATCGATTTTGAAAGGGATCACTCCTCTTGTTGGCTTTCTGGTGTTCCTTTGCTGCTTATGGGAGCATCGTTTTTGTTTCTCTGTTCAATTACCATGTTGATGATGGGCATGATGGCTACCGTGTGCTATTGGGATAGTATCTTTTACTCTACTGAATACAACTGTTTTGGGCGCAGAAAAAAAAGTACGAATGCATCCCTTGGATTAAAATTTGCAGTTCTCTGGTGATTACAATCTGCTCCCTGATCAGCTAAAACCTGTAGCACTTGTCCTGGTTTGGTGTAGCTTCTGGAGATGCTAATGTACTGCTCGCTGATCGAATTAGGTTGCGTCCTGACATTGTTGCTGTTTGCGTCCTCTGCTTGTTCTCTCATCTAGTAGAGCATGCTTCATCTGTGGTTTAGTCGATGGCAACATGATTGGGGCCTGCAGGCTGCATAGTATTTGCCAacggttgctgcaatcacatcaTTTTATGCCTGGTTTGGGTATTTATTTATGCTTATTGGTCGGTTTGATACTTCTTTTCTCTCTCCCGTTAGAGACTTGTACGGTTATTCATTAAACTATGGACATATCCTTGTCTACTGTCCGTACGCTACTACTTGCTGCCTATCTGCTACCCTGGTCAAAGCCTCCTACCTTCAGCATTATTGGTTGTTAAACAAGGTTAGGCGCTTTTAGAATATGAAATTAGTAACAATGAAAGTAACAGAAAAAATTAAATATAAGAGTTCTGCCAAATAAATtgtctagtgatgatgaaatgctaaTAGTTTGTCTTTGTCTGGTACTCTATGGTTATCTCTTTTTCTATTGATTGTCTATGACTATCTGATAGAACTGTTTAGCAGAACTGGtgcttgtttagtttccaaaaactttcccaaaaagtgctacagtagccatcacattgaatcttgcgatacgtgcatggagcattaaatgtacacgaaaaaaaaactaattgcacagtttggttggaaattgcgagacgaacgttttgagcctaattagtccatgatcgaacaataatcgtcaaataaaaacgaaagtactacagtaaccaaattcccaaaattcacAAACTAAACACAGCCCTGATACATTTGACTCATACGGTATTTCCCTGATGCCagcttcatctttctcttcctggAGAATTATGGCGTGAGGAAACTGGAGGCATTTTTCGCTGTATTGATTGCAACTATGGCTGTTTCATTTGCGGTTATGTTTGGTGAAACAAAGCCTAGTGGCAAGGAACTTCTGATCGGTAACTCTCACTATAACATGTCGGCAAAATCCTTTCCTTTATGTAGTATATCCTTGAGAATCTAAGGAGTTCGCTCATTTGATATCTTATACAGGTTTGGTGGTTCCAAAATTGAGCTCAAAGACAATTAAGCAAGCGGTTGGAATTGTGGGCTGCATCATCATGCCTCACAATGTTTTCTTGCATTCAGCACTAGTGCAGTCCAGGAAGATTGACACAAACAAGAAATCTCGTGTTGAAGAAGCAGTTTACTACTACAACATTGAGTCAATTCTTGCACTCATTGTGTCCTTCTTTATTAACATCTGTGTCACAACAGTTTTTGCCAAAGGATTTTATGGATCTAAACAGGCTGACAATATAGGTCTTGAGAATGCTGGGCAGTACTTACAGGAAAAATATGGAACTGCATTCTTTCCCATCCTCTATATCTGGGCTATTGGTTTGTTAGCATCTGGGCAGAGTAGCACAGTTACTGGCACATACGCAGGACAATTTGTTATGGGAGGTTTCCTTAATCTTCGATTGAAGAAGTGGCTACGAGCAATGATTACTCGAAGTTTTGCCATTATTCCAACTATGATTGTGGCTTTATTTTTCGATACTGAAGATCCTACTATGGATATTCTGAATGAAGCACTCAATGTTCTTCAATCCATACAGATTCCATTTGCTCTAATTCCTCTCATCACCCTCGTTTCAAAGGAGAAAATCATGGGGTCGTTCGTAATTGGTCCCATCACCAAAGTAAGTTTTTCTTTGAGTTTTGTTTATGGAAATTCATGTTCACAGAGAGTTAAATAATGATCAACTGACTGTTGCTACTTGAGACCATGGTACTGTTACTCCATTGCGTCATGGTGTGTCAACATCTGAGAGAACTAGAAGCTGGAGTCTTGAGTTTATTTTCTTTAGAGAAGAATCCTTAGTTTCAGTTGTCTGCTCCGCTTTAACTTACAGATATTACCAAATCGAGATGCCTTCACATGATTTTTTAGTGTTTCATACCATGGAACTTAGGCTACCTATTGAGTATTGACATATGACATGTCACTCGGCGTCCATATTGAGTATTGACATATGGTTTGCCTACCTATGAAACTATTGTAGATGTAGGTTGCTACTTTGCTATAATTTCTCTGGTGATATGAAGCTCCTTAGAACTAGTATAGTAACACTGCCCATCCAAGTTTGCTGTATTGAAGCGATTCTAGATGTTTTAGTTTGCTACTTTGCTATAATTTGTCTGGTGGTATGAAGCTCCTTTGAACTAGTCTAGTAACACTGCCCATCCAAGTTTGCTGTATTGACTCATTTTACGCTCTCCTCAGGTGATTAGCTGGATTGTTACGGTATTTCTGATGCTTATCAATGGGTATCTTATACTGTCTTTCTACATTACTGATGTCCGGGGTGCATTTCTTCGCTCAAGCTTGTGTGTTGTGTTGATTGTTTACCTTGCATTCATCGTCTATCTTATTGTGCAAAATACTTCGCTGTATTCTCGCCTTTGCTCATCAATGTCGAAGAGCTCATGAGCGTTTCAGCATCGTCATCTGCCGCCGTGATGGGGGAACAGTTTGGATTATACCGGAAGAAAACTGTCCATCCATGCAAAGCTTGTGCTGCTGCTTATTTATTGGCAACAgagaagcatatatatatatgcatatcccTTGTATGCTTGTATTTATGGGATATTGGTAGTAGGGCTTTTCCTATAGGATGGGCTAATGCACCTCCAGTCACATACAGTAGCAGATCGATTTCTTATTTCTGAGGATTATGGTGATGTGGAAACACTATTGACAAAAAATGGCATTGCCAAATAACTCAGGTGCCACGATTTCCTCCTGGATCTGAGCAGACGAAATTTACCGAATGATCTGTAAAGTTTGATGTTGCAGTCCTGGATTCCAGGAGCCCAATGCATATTCCGCTGCAGCTTGAATGGAATATCGTGCAATATATGAACGAGCTGTACTTTGTGATCTACATTAAGGTGACAGCCCTGTTCCAAATTTAATATTAGACCATAAACTTATCTTCAAGATATAATACTGATACACATATTGCTTGCAAAcatatctttcttttctttgtaCCAAACAAGTCTTCAAAATAAGCATTTAACCTTTATTTCAAAACCTCCTTAGCTCTGATTTTCTCTGGCAAATGTAGCGAGAGCCAAAACATCAAAGACTAAATCATAcatatacaaaaaaaaaagggTATGTATCACGCTTCAAGACTAAGTAAGGTTAAGGGTGATACTTTAGCTAAACTGCTACAAATGATTCCTAAGTTAATCTGCAATGGAGATAGGGTCAACTTCAGTTTATGTGTTGACGTTAGAACCACAAACAACTCTCGAGTAACTTGGATACTGAACCCACTTTGAGTAGGATTATAAAAAAAATGGCATAACGAATACTTTATAGATTATAAGAACTATATTCCGTAAATGGAAATGATATAAATTAAAAGATGGGACAACAAACAATCTAGATTGACTAGCCAGGGCCCCGCGCGGTGCCGCGGGCGATAATAGTGAGAAATATGTGCAGAGAATGTATTGTTCAATTTTTCGTACAAAATGAATTGGCCTGCTTTGATATGTAAAAGAATTACATTTTTTAGGACAGAAATGGTCTAACCTAGTATGGAAAAAACATTAGCTGTTTGGGAGTGTCTAGCATTGAAAAGGAAGAGAGCAAAAATAGGGAGAAAACAGAAGTAAGTTAACAAAAAAAAGCAGTACGTAGCATGAAGGAAGAGAGCATTAGGAAAAGGGGAAGAAAAGGGAAAAATCATTCGCCTGCAGAACTCGGGGTATTGTATCGAAAGGAAGATGGAGCATGGGTTGGTACAGTAGTCGAGTACTGCTTATTAAAGACTGCTAATGTTTGAAGGATACGTGCTGTTGTTAACGGGTAAGTGTTTTTTTGGAAATGGGTTTATATTGTTGCAAACGGATTAAAGAGCCCTAATGGTTAACGGTACGTACTGTTGTGTGACGGGCAACACTGTTTATGAACATGCAATACTGTTCA
It encodes:
- the LOC136550453 gene encoding metal transporter Nramp2-like, with the protein product MASRDLAESLLPGGGGGASTSHDEYEERAYDSDDKISIAISDSDGENDGAPASRPTFSWRKLWRFTGPGFLMCIAFLDPGNLEGDLQAGAAAGYQLLWLLMWATVMGALMQLLSARLGVATGKHLAELCREEYPTWATRALWAMTELALVGADIQEVIGSAIAIKILSGGTVPLWGGVVITAFDCFIFLFLENYGVRKLEAFFAVLIATMAVSFAVMFGETKPSGKELLIGLVVPKLSSKTIKQAVGIVGCIIMPHNVFLHSALVQSRKIDTNKKSRVEEAVYYYNIESILALIVSFFINICVTTVFAKGFYGSKQADNIGLENAGQYLQEKYGTAFFPILYIWAIGLLASGQSSTVTGTYAGQFVMGGFLNLRLKKWLRAMITRSFAIIPTMIVALFFDTEDPTMDILNEALNVLQSIQIPFALIPLITLVSKEKIMGSFVIGPITKVISWIVTVFLMLINGYLILSFYITDVRGAFLRSSLCVVLIVYLAFIVYLIVQNTSLYSRLCSSMSKSS